One Symphalangus syndactylus isolate Jambi chromosome 10, NHGRI_mSymSyn1-v2.1_pri, whole genome shotgun sequence genomic region harbors:
- the TCIM gene encoding transcriptional and immune response regulator translates to MKSKRSHQAIIMSTSLRVSPSIHGYHFDTASRKKAVGNIFENIDQESLQRLFRNSGDKKAEERAKIIFAIDQDLEEKTRALMALKKRTKDKLFQFLKLRKYSIKVH, encoded by the coding sequence ATGAAATCAAAGCGAAGCCACCAAGCCATCATCATGTCCACGTCGCTACGAGTCAGCCCGTCCATCCATGGCTACCACTTCGACACAGCCTCTCGTAAGAAAGCTGTGGGCAACATCTTTGAAAACATAGACCAAGAATCACTACAAAGGCTCTTCAGAAACTCTGGAGACAAGAAAGCAGAGGAGAGAGCCAAGATCATTTTTGCCATAGATCAAGATTTGGAGGAGAAAACACGTGCCCTGATGGCCCTGAAGAAGAGGACAAAAGACAAGCTTTTCCAGTTTCTGAAACTGCGGAAATATTCCATCAAAGTTCACTGA